The following coding sequences are from one Lolium rigidum isolate FL_2022 chromosome 6, APGP_CSIRO_Lrig_0.1, whole genome shotgun sequence window:
- the LOC124662807 gene encoding pentatricopeptide repeat-containing protein At3g09060 encodes MPPPAQPDHEQPQPQPHHETLPIHRLLELIKSDPDPAAALAHLERLVATWPAYTPPQPLLFHLLRRLATASPSRLPRLLGLLPNLRHRPRFSESAALVVLSAFSRALMPDAALAAFRRLPAFLGCNPGVRSHNALLDAFVRARRFSDADAFFSSLSHGAFGRRIAPNLQTYNIILRSLCSRGDLDRALTLFDSLRRHHGLSPDRVTYSTLMSGLVKHSRLDNALYLLDEMPSYQVQPDAVCYNAVLGGCFKSRESEKAMRVWEQLVRDPGASPNLATYNVMLDGLCKLGKFKEVGEVWERMVANNHQGDMVTHGILIHGLCQSGDVDGAARVYSEMIKTGLVPDSAIYNSLIKGFCQAGRVDEAWKFWDSTSVSGIRNVSTYNIMLKGLFDGGMIDEARDLWERLKKDTSFSPDVVTFGTMIHGLCEKGFANKALQILDEAQISGKELDGFSYSSMICGLCKDGRLDDAVRLYEKISMDGCKLSSHIYNALISGFCQASKFTDAVRIYNEMTDSGCPPTIITYNTLIDGLCKAEKYQEASSFTRKMIEKGCTLDVKTYGSLIRGLCRDKKIDAALALWNQILDKGIRADVMMHNILIHGLCSAGKVDEASHLLSEMKEKNNCRPNLVTYNTLMDGFYETGCFDKAASIWAAIIKNGMVPDIISYNTRIKGLCSCHRTPEGVQLLEELVARGIIPTVITWNILVRAVIKYGPIQI; translated from the coding sequence atgccgccgccggcgcagccCGACCACgagcagccgcagccgcagcctcaCCACGAGACGCTCCCCATCCACCGCCTTCTCGAGCTGATCAAGTCCGATCCCGACCCGGCCGCCGCGCTCGCCCACCTGGAGCGCCTCGTCGCCACCTGGCCGGCCTACACCCCGCCGCAGCCGCTCCTCTTCCACCTGCTCCGCCGCCTCGCCACCGCCTCCCCGTCCCGCCTGCCgcgcctcctcggcctcctccccaACCTCCGCCACCGCCCGCGCTTCTCCGAGTCCGCCGCGCTCGTCGTCCTCTCCGCCTTCTCCCGCGCGCTCATGCCCGACGCCGCGCTCGCCGCCTTCCGCCGCCTCCCCGCCTTCCTCGGCTGCAACCCGGGCGTCCGCTCCCACAACGCGCTCCTCGACGCCTTCGTGCGGGCCCGCCGCTTCTCCGACGCCGACGCCTTCTTCTCCTCCCTATCCCACGGCGCATTCGGCCGCCGCATCGCGCCCAACCTCCAGACCTACAACATCATCCTCCGCTCCCTCTGCAGCCGCGGGGACCTCGACCGAGCGCTCACACTATTCGACTCCCTTCGCCGCCACCATGGACTCTCTCCCGACCGCGTCACCTACTCCACCCTCATGTCCGGCCTCGTCAAACACAGTCGCTTGGACAACGCGCTCtacctgctcgacgaaatgccgAGCTATCAAGTACAGCCTGATGCCGTCTGTTACAATGCGGTGCTCGGCGGGTGTTTCAAGAGCCGTGAATCTGAGAAAGCAATGAGGGTGTGGGAGCAGCTGGTGAGAGATCCTGGTGCAAGTCCCAACCTCGCCACTTACAATGTCATGCTTGATGGCTTGTGTAAGCTTGGCAAGTTTAAGGAGGTGGGCGAGGTATGGGAGAGGATGGTGGCAAATAATCACCAAGGGGATATGGTTACCCATGGGATCCTGATTCACGGTTTGTGCCAGTCAGGGGATGTGGATGGCGCGGCAAGGGTGTACTCAGAGATGATCAAGACTGGGCTTGTTCCTGATTCCGCCATATATAATTCCCTCATCAAGGGCTTCTGCCAAGCGGGCAGGGTAGACGAGGCTTGGAAATTCTGGGACTCGACTAGTGTTTCTGGGATCCGTAATGTGTCAACCTATAATATAATGCTGAAGGGGCTTTTTGATGGTGGTATGATCGATGAAGCTAGAGACTTGTGGGAGCGGTTGAAGAAAGACACTTCGTTCTCCCCTGACGTTGTAACTTTTGGCACTATGATCCATGGGTTATGCGAGAAAGGGTTTGCTAACAAGGCACTTCAAATCTTGGACGAAGCGCAGATCAGTGGTAAAGAATTGGATGGATTCTCATATTCATCCATGATATGTGGATTGTGCAAGGATGGGAGGCTGGATGATGCAGTAAGGTTGTACGAGAAGATTTCTATGGATGGCTGCAAACTTAGCTCTCATATTTACAACGCACTAATAAGTGGGTTCTGCCAAGCATCTAAGTTTACTGATGCTGTAAGAATATACAATGAGATGACGGACAGTGGCTGTCCTCCTACTATCATCACGTACAACACTCTAATAGATGGTCTGTGTAAGGCTGAAAAGTATCAAGAAGCTTCAAGCTTTACAAGGAAAATGATAGAGAAAGGTTGCACACTAGATGTCAAGACTTATGGTTCATTGATTCGTGGTCTCTGTAGAGATAAAAAGATTGACGCTGCCCTTGCTCTCTGGAATCAAATTCTTGATAAGGGTATTCGGGCAGATGTCATGATGCATAATATCTTAATCCATGGTCTTTGTTCTGCTGGGAAAGTAGATGAAGCTTCACATCTTCTTTCAGAGATGAAAGAGAAGAATAACTGTCGCCCAAATCTAGTGACCTATAACACACTAATGGATGGATTTTATGAAACGGGTTGTTTTGACAAAGCAGCATCTATTTGGGCAGCTATTATAAAAAATGGTATGGTGCCAGATATAATTTCGTACAATACAAGAATTAAGGGTCTATGCTCTTGCCACCGAACACCCGAGGGAGTCCAGTTACTGGAGGAGTTAGTCGCACGAGGCATTATACCAACAGTCATTACATGGAATATACTGGTCAGAGCTGTGATCAAATATGGACCTATTCAAATATGA